The region AAAAACCTTCGTCAATGATGATCTGGCTGCCTGTGTTGACAGTTTGTGGATAAAGGAATTGATTGATCTGGATTTGTACAATGACATCACTAATGATATTGAAAATCTTAATATTGATGAAAAAGTAGATTATGAACTCTCTACTGAATTGCTGCAATCGAGGCTGGCAGAAATGAATGCCAAATCACCTTTTCGAATTGAATACAATCAAAGTCTTGAAAATGTTATCAAATCCTTCTTAAAATACAGGAAAAAATCGTTTGGGCGATTGATGGCTATTTCTGAATATTATTTCCCATTGTTCGAAGAAGAGTTTGCCAAAAACAATATCCCTTTAGAAATGAAATATTTGGCCGTTGTGGAGTCGGCTTTAAATCCAAAAGCAGTGTCTAAAATGGGAGCTACCGGGCTGTGGCAGTTCATGTACCATACCGGAAAACAATACAATCTTACAATTGATTCTTATGTAGACGAACGCAGTGACCCCCTAAAATCGACAGCAGCAGCCTCACAATACATGACCAATATGCATGCTATTTTTGGAGATTGGGAGCTGGTATTGGCGGCTTACAATTCGGGTCCCGGAAACGTTTCTAAAGCGATCAGACGCTCTGGAGGAAAGCAAAATTATTGGAACATTAGAAAAAATCTTCCCAAAGAAACCCAAGGTTATGTTCCCGCTTTTTTGGCAACCATGTATTTGTATAACTATCGAAAAGAGCATGGAATTGTTCCTGATAGGGCGGAGTTGCCTCATTTTGCCACCGATACTATAAGGATCAAAAGAGAGATTTCATTTAAGCAAATTTCGGATTTACTGGATGTTCCTGTTTCACAATTGCAGTTATTGAATCCGTCGTACAAGTTAAATTTAGTGCCTTTTTATAAAGACAAAAATCATTATCTGCGATTGCCGCTGGATAAAATCGCTGTTTTTACTTCTAACGAAGATAAAATTTATGCCTATGCTCAGTATCAATTGGAACAAAGAGAAAGTCCTTTTCAGAGTTCCTCTGCCA is a window of Flavobacterium acetivorans DNA encoding:
- a CDS encoding LysM peptidoglycan-binding domain-containing protein codes for the protein MNIKYATLLLLLVSIPLFSQEVAEDKGISIVEKKLSYLDSIKKTFVNDDLAACVDSLWIKELIDLDLYNDITNDIENLNIDEKVDYELSTELLQSRLAEMNAKSPFRIEYNQSLENVIKSFLKYRKKSFGRLMAISEYYFPLFEEEFAKNNIPLEMKYLAVVESALNPKAVSKMGATGLWQFMYHTGKQYNLTIDSYVDERSDPLKSTAAASQYMTNMHAIFGDWELVLAAYNSGPGNVSKAIRRSGGKQNYWNIRKNLPKETQGYVPAFLATMYLYNYRKEHGIVPDRAELPHFATDTIRIKREISFKQISDLLDVPVSQLQLLNPSYKLNLVPFYKDKNHYLRLPLDKIAVFTSNEDKIYAYAQYQLEQRESPFQSSSAIASQTVSQARTKYYKVRRGDNLGAIANKYDVSVADLKKWNGIKGNTIAAGKSLKIISTENRVKTVKNEPKIEIAATQVKNTKTTKITKEVSRDSLAATASFYIVQKGDNLHAIAKNNNVTVAQIKEWNHLSGDAIQLGTSLRLNAIENEVEEIVVSDSDLKNREYVVQKGDNLGNIAKKFGITLTDLKQWNNLSDNTIVLGHNLIVGKEDGESNTKQLSINTFKKKENAAVALKQESSYFVQKGDSLYSIAKKYPGVTVSDIKKWNDISGEEIKPGMKLKIGG